From Nitrosopumilus zosterae, the proteins below share one genomic window:
- a CDS encoding prohibitin family protein translates to MSRYQSPKVNVNMSAARGVAVGIILLIIIGVVISASVKIVDSGHRGVLLHWNAVDLTQPPLEEGLHFVVPFQDEVVNIEVRTLKYASDARSASRDLQTVETTVTVNYHPNREAVHRLYKDIGLDYENRVIQPAIEETVKQVTAKYNAEELITKRPLVKQDIEAAITERLNQFEVVTEVISITDFEFSPLFAQAIESKVEAEQNALRAENDLRRIEVEAKQREANAIGLANANIAEAKGEAEAIAIINRALAENPNYLDWLKTQAWDGKLPLVVGEGGTPFIQIPIKP, encoded by the coding sequence TTGTCAAGATATCAATCACCTAAAGTTAATGTGAATATGAGTGCTGCAAGAGGAGTTGCAGTAGGAATTATTCTTCTTATAATTATCGGAGTAGTGATATCAGCTTCTGTGAAAATAGTAGATTCAGGTCACAGAGGAGTTCTGTTACACTGGAATGCAGTTGATCTAACACAGCCACCACTTGAAGAAGGATTGCATTTTGTGGTTCCATTTCAAGACGAAGTAGTTAACATTGAAGTTCGTACTTTAAAATATGCAAGTGATGCTAGAAGTGCATCAAGAGATCTGCAAACAGTGGAAACAACAGTAACTGTAAACTATCACCCAAATAGAGAAGCAGTGCATAGACTGTACAAGGATATAGGTCTTGATTACGAAAACAGAGTAATTCAGCCAGCTATAGAGGAAACAGTAAAACAAGTAACTGCAAAGTACAATGCCGAAGAATTAATTACAAAAAGACCGCTAGTCAAACAAGATATTGAGGCAGCAATTACTGAAAGACTAAATCAGTTTGAAGTCGTAACTGAAGTGATTTCAATTACGGATTTTGAGTTTTCACCATTATTTGCACAAGCTATTGAATCAAAAGTCGAGGCAGAACAAAATGCGCTCAGAGCAGAAAATGATCTTAGAAGAATCGAAGTAGAGGCAAAGCAAAGAGAAGCCAACGCCATAGGACTTGCAAATGCAAACATTGCCGAAGCAAAGGGAGAGGCCGAAGCCATAGCAATCATCAATAGAGCATTAGCTGAGAATCCAAATTACCTAGATTGGTTAAAGACACAAGCATGGGATGGTAAATTACCACTGGTAGTTGGAGAAGGCGGAACCCCATTCATCCAAATTCCAATTAAACCATAA
- a CDS encoding transcription initiation factor IIB, with protein sequence MVSSNQNSSCMRCGKNSMLTDDTTGEQFCSKCGYVVSEKTQESGPEWRSFQKDGGADPARTGAPSSLLMHDMGLSTVINPLNKDASGKPLSTSMKSTIERLRTWDNRSQVHEPVDRNLRQALGELTRLKDKIAISANVLEKAAYIYRKALEKKLVRGRSISAMIAASLYAACRDTATPRTLKDVADAANVKRKDIARCYRLLHYELELKMPVVDSVQCIARISSKLDITEKTKRYAIKVLKEAQEREESAGKDPMGLAASALYLSCVHNGASVTQRDIAEAAGVTEVTIRNRYKGLKASHS encoded by the coding sequence ATGGTAAGTTCAAATCAAAACTCTAGCTGCATGAGATGTGGAAAAAACTCCATGTTAACTGATGACACTACTGGTGAACAATTTTGCTCAAAGTGCGGTTATGTGGTTTCAGAAAAAACCCAGGAATCAGGCCCTGAATGGAGATCTTTCCAAAAAGATGGTGGTGCTGATCCTGCAAGAACTGGCGCTCCATCATCATTACTGATGCATGATATGGGACTGTCCACCGTTATCAACCCATTAAACAAGGATGCTTCTGGAAAACCACTTTCTACCTCGATGAAAAGTACCATTGAGCGTCTTAGAACTTGGGATAACCGAAGTCAGGTTCATGAGCCGGTAGACCGAAACTTGCGACAGGCTCTTGGTGAGTTAACTAGACTGAAAGACAAGATTGCAATTTCTGCAAATGTTCTTGAGAAAGCAGCTTACATTTACAGAAAAGCTTTGGAGAAAAAACTTGTACGCGGTAGATCTATTTCTGCGATGATTGCTGCGTCTCTTTATGCTGCTTGCAGAGATACTGCTACACCTAGAACCCTCAAAGATGTTGCAGATGCTGCAAATGTAAAACGAAAAGATATTGCACGATGTTATAGATTGTTACATTACGAATTGGAATTAAAGATGCCTGTAGTTGATTCAGTTCAATGTATTGCAAGGATTTCAAGCAAACTCGATATTACAGAAAAAACAAAGCGATATGCAATTAAGGTATTAAAAGAAGCTCAGGAGCGTGAAGAGTCAGCTGGAAAAGATCCTATGGGTCTTGCAGCTTCCGCATTATACTTGTCCTGTGTTCATAACGGTGCGTCTGTAACTCAAAGAGATATTGCAGAAGCTGCAGGTGTTACTGAAGTCACAATACGTAACAGATACAAGGGATTGAAAGCTAGCCATTCGTAA
- a CDS encoding MarR family winged helix-turn-helix transcriptional regulator, with protein sequence MKTLDLKDSIGLMMKRSAKAWERATDIELTERFGLTGGKWKVITGLSIKEGITQKQLADMMFVEAPTLVPIIDRLEKEGYLTRQSDPKDRRNNLIFLTKKAKKTVDPIIDCIAKMRDIGLDKISKKDLEITKKTLTQINANAEAFIMEKGKKTEPDVWTNPQNKSQKTLVKV encoded by the coding sequence ATGAAGACACTAGATCTAAAAGACAGCATAGGCCTAATGATGAAAAGATCTGCCAAGGCATGGGAGAGAGCAACAGACATTGAACTAACTGAGCGTTTTGGCCTCACTGGTGGAAAGTGGAAAGTGATTACCGGACTCTCAATTAAGGAAGGAATCACGCAAAAGCAGCTTGCAGACATGATGTTCGTAGAAGCACCAACGCTTGTCCCAATAATAGACAGATTGGAAAAGGAAGGATACCTTACACGACAGTCAGATCCCAAAGACAGGAGAAACAACCTGATTTTTTTAACAAAAAAAGCCAAGAAAACAGTAGATCCCATAATAGATTGCATAGCGAAGATGCGAGACATTGGACTAGACAAAATATCTAAAAAAGACTTGGAGATTACAAAAAAGACATTGACGCAAATAAATGCAAATGCAGAAGCATTCATTATGGAAAAAGGGAAAAAGACGGAACCGGATGTTTGGACAAATCCACAGAACAAATCACAAAAAACTCTGGTAAAAGTATGA
- a CDS encoding AAA family ATPase: protein MIGVALSGKTTYIKANFDHKRISLSFFDNNRKKELEYIEECLNRGKSIVIDDTNLTEDIRKRHIDLAKKYNAKVRGVFMNTSRGLLEKRQKSRRDPFPLSAIYKQLNELETPVMGEGFDELIIKKDYERPRET from the coding sequence ATGATCGGTGTTGCACTAAGTGGGAAGACTACTTACATCAAAGCCAATTTTGATCATAAACGAATTTCTTTATCATTTTTTGATAACAATAGAAAAAAAGAACTTGAATATATTGAAGAATGCCTCAACCGAGGAAAAAGCATAGTCATAGATGACACAAATCTTACAGAAGACATACGAAAAAGGCACATAGATCTTGCCAAGAAATACAATGCCAAGGTAAGAGGAGTTTTTATGAACACTTCAAGAGGGTTGTTAGAAAAAAGACAAAAAAGTAGACGAGATCCCTTTCCACTATCTGCAATTTATAAACAACTTAACGAGCTTGAGACACCAGTAATGGGAGAAGGATTTGATGAATTAATAATAAAAAAAGACTATGAGCGACCAAGAGAGACCTGA
- a CDS encoding response regulator, producing the protein MKPKVIIIDDDMESAEILSDLLSLRSIEVLGMGYDGQDAVKLYQKYSPDVVIMDYWMPDFDGLYGLENIRNLDSNAKVIILTGSPDNECNDDLFELKPSAIIQKPFDTNKLVELIDKISLGDIIQLDNKSK; encoded by the coding sequence ATGAAGCCTAAGGTGATCATAATCGATGATGATATGGAAAGCGCAGAAATCCTGTCTGATCTTCTTAGTCTTCGTTCAATCGAAGTATTGGGAATGGGATATGATGGGCAAGACGCAGTCAAACTGTACCAAAAATATTCTCCTGATGTTGTTATAATGGACTATTGGATGCCTGATTTTGATGGCCTGTATGGGCTCGAAAATATTCGAAATCTGGACTCTAATGCCAAAGTGATAATTTTGACAGGAAGTCCAGACAATGAATGTAACGATGACTTGTTTGAACTAAAACCCTCTGCTATAATTCAAAAACCATTTGATACCAACAAACTAGTTGAATTGATTGATAAAATTTCCTTAGGCGACATTATACAATTGGATAACAAATCAAAATAA
- a CDS encoding DEAD/DEAH box helicase, with protein MKFCSNCDTKLSQNFEDVGGPWVCPKCNPERVVPKRPTYGMNYSGITKSCSKGCGAQIYWDDQFKSDSGKFIPIDTRTDEPHICDDPAESEYFPDEIKKYAQPKEPKPESKITLPAEILFDVKKIPQSLVDEDRIIREIVQGHKEESLAIIHYEKMFSPEPEKIPVQSLKDVLSENILKGIEKYGFSGLLPFQEESIRSILNGNNSIISAPTGSGKTEAFCIPILQKISQEEQPGVFALFVYPLNALIDDQVSKISQLIDRCGLKNKVAAYSIHGGQSSDYKDMIISDASKKSLIIATNFDFINYHLILQDKKWNELFKNARIIVMDEAHSYTSFHGSNVYHVLNRMKRYMDDVQFVGSSATLDNSKEFFSSMFDLPEDSFSYIKSKIRRKHDMHMFFIMPRKYGQRTTMEMLASICYKNKSTQLIFSNSHNDSEFLASNVEVANDGIRIQIHRGGLDQNNRKLYESQMKAGELDALSCTPTLELGIDIGHVDVVISAFKNEYDSFVQRIGRAGRMGQKSYAICVFDPDDAACHYFARHIDDYLSQDHVIPINKKNPIISDKHLESIEIEKAAATESDKSQFFDFANSINLRGTSGEIAIYFNSKKIGTRGIPVGYYQLHQNAIYHFNKQNYEVTSLIKSQNGARAYLKRSYEKQKRTIPIVRTTILETSERNATHRDITIKSKTLSLRYGIIELSRTITGYVKGNYNESSENFETHNGTSISSWRNFNWKSRHSSVSIAIPPEFILKSNPESKSQIASDSRLHTITHVFINAAKIITKSESNDIDAYYENGMIYLYDNSSDGFNGCSKIIYDDFEKILNTCYSLLCDCDCPADPNQKKLVQQGDNWGGCPKCTFTTNYCVTKNKELSKKDAKDFFQFFH; from the coding sequence ATGAAATTTTGTTCTAATTGTGATACCAAGCTTTCACAAAATTTTGAAGATGTTGGAGGACCCTGGGTTTGCCCAAAGTGTAATCCTGAAAGAGTAGTTCCAAAAAGACCAACTTATGGGATGAATTACTCTGGAATAACCAAATCTTGCTCCAAAGGATGTGGCGCACAAATCTATTGGGATGATCAATTCAAATCTGATAGTGGAAAATTCATTCCAATTGATACGCGAACAGATGAGCCCCACATATGTGATGATCCTGCTGAATCAGAATATTTTCCAGATGAAATAAAAAAATATGCTCAGCCTAAAGAGCCAAAACCAGAGTCAAAAATTACATTACCTGCAGAAATTTTATTTGATGTTAAAAAAATCCCGCAATCTCTTGTTGATGAAGACAGGATTATTCGTGAGATAGTTCAGGGCCATAAAGAAGAATCGTTGGCAATTATTCATTATGAGAAAATGTTCTCACCGGAACCTGAAAAGATTCCTGTTCAAAGTCTCAAGGATGTATTATCTGAAAATATTCTAAAAGGAATTGAAAAATACGGATTTTCTGGATTACTTCCATTCCAGGAAGAGTCAATACGCTCAATCTTAAACGGAAATAATTCGATAATTTCTGCGCCTACTGGTTCTGGAAAGACTGAGGCCTTTTGTATTCCGATTTTACAAAAGATTTCCCAAGAGGAACAGCCTGGCGTATTTGCATTATTTGTGTATCCTCTTAACGCTCTGATTGATGATCAGGTCTCAAAGATATCCCAGCTAATTGATAGATGTGGGTTGAAAAACAAAGTTGCCGCTTATTCAATTCATGGTGGTCAGAGCTCCGACTACAAAGACATGATAATTTCCGATGCCAGTAAAAAATCATTGATCATTGCTACAAACTTTGATTTTATCAATTATCATTTGATATTACAAGACAAAAAATGGAATGAATTATTCAAAAATGCCAGAATAATTGTAATGGACGAAGCTCATTCTTACACTAGCTTTCATGGATCAAATGTGTATCACGTCCTAAACAGAATGAAGCGATACATGGATGATGTTCAATTCGTTGGTTCTTCAGCTACTCTGGATAATTCAAAAGAATTCTTTTCAAGCATGTTTGATTTGCCTGAAGATTCGTTTTCGTACATCAAAAGCAAGATTCGAAGAAAACACGACATGCACATGTTTTTCATAATGCCTAGAAAATATGGACAGCGAACTACCATGGAGATGCTAGCATCAATATGCTACAAGAACAAATCTACTCAGCTAATCTTTAGTAATTCTCATAATGATTCGGAATTTCTAGCATCAAATGTGGAGGTTGCAAATGATGGAATTAGAATTCAAATACATAGGGGGGGCCTTGATCAAAATAACAGAAAGTTATACGAATCTCAAATGAAAGCAGGAGAACTAGATGCATTATCGTGTACGCCTACATTGGAGCTTGGAATAGACATTGGTCATGTGGATGTAGTGATATCTGCATTCAAAAACGAGTATGATTCTTTTGTTCAGAGAATTGGGCGTGCTGGACGTATGGGACAAAAATCCTATGCAATATGCGTTTTTGATCCTGATGATGCGGCATGCCACTACTTTGCACGCCACATTGATGATTATCTGTCACAAGACCATGTAATTCCAATAAACAAGAAAAACCCAATCATTTCTGACAAGCATCTGGAATCAATAGAAATTGAAAAGGCGGCAGCAACTGAATCTGATAAATCCCAATTCTTTGATTTTGCAAACAGCATCAATTTACGTGGTACATCAGGCGAGATTGCAATTTACTTTAACTCTAAAAAGATAGGGACACGTGGCATTCCTGTTGGATATTACCAGTTGCATCAAAACGCCATCTATCATTTTAACAAGCAAAATTACGAGGTCACATCTCTGATAAAGTCCCAAAATGGCGCAAGGGCGTATCTGAAGAGATCATATGAAAAACAAAAAAGGACCATTCCAATAGTCAGAACAACCATACTTGAGACGTCAGAAAGGAATGCAACGCATCGAGATATTACCATAAAGTCTAAGACCCTCTCATTACGTTATGGCATAATTGAGCTAAGTAGAACCATCACTGGATATGTAAAAGGAAATTATAATGAATCATCAGAAAACTTTGAAACCCACAATGGGACCAGCATTTCATCCTGGAGGAATTTTAACTGGAAATCAAGACATTCCTCAGTAAGCATTGCAATCCCTCCAGAATTTATTCTAAAATCAAACCCTGAATCAAAAAGTCAAATCGCATCTGACTCTAGACTTCATACAATAACTCATGTGTTTATCAACGCTGCAAAAATTATCACAAAATCTGAATCAAACGATATCGATGCATATTATGAAAATGGGATGATTTACCTCTATGATAATTCCTCAGATGGATTCAACGGATGTAGTAAAATTATCTATGATGATTTTGAAAAAATTCTCAATACATGTTACTCATTATTGTGTGACTGTGATTGTCCTGCGGATCCTAACCAGAAAAAGCTAGTTCAACAAGGGGATAATTGGGGCGGGTGTCCAAAATGTACATTTACAACTAATTACTGTGTAACTAAAAACAAGGAACTATCAAAAAAAGACGCAAAAGATTTCTTTCAATTTTTTCACTAA
- a CDS encoding nitroreductase family protein, whose translation MQFQTIEPSYTSKEGCRLVWKGVDEDDTDVVILNKKELEDLVEIFKKNSTGEVELEDQSSFIRVNSDVTQFTLTNHPLLEAQTTDLQQQVLEYAKVPHEPQYVYIGSKEFYPSVWIRKDDKVQEKFSKTNQKQSLIEAILSSEPEKIKQDLSPTDLFRVFATRRSTRKFDKTKVEDWKVDKILSAADVAPTAGNFQGFQVFLIKNKNTKEALVEAANKQPYVNAPVVLVFCTDPSRVKLKFPPEILEKFSLQDATIAAAFSLLAASGVGLSTIWIGMFDEEKVRKILGTDLRPSSILCIGYPDKKKPPKSRRNLKELIKVIE comes from the coding sequence ATGCAATTTCAAACAATAGAGCCGTCTTATACATCAAAGGAGGGCTGTAGATTAGTTTGGAAAGGAGTTGATGAGGATGATACTGATGTGGTCATTCTAAACAAAAAAGAATTAGAAGATTTGGTTGAAATTTTTAAAAAAAATTCCACTGGCGAGGTCGAGTTGGAAGATCAATCGAGCTTCATTAGAGTAAATTCTGACGTTACTCAGTTTACTCTGACAAATCACCCGTTATTGGAGGCACAGACAACTGATCTTCAACAGCAAGTCTTAGAGTATGCTAAGGTTCCTCACGAACCCCAGTATGTCTACATAGGTTCCAAGGAGTTCTATCCTTCAGTATGGATAAGAAAAGATGACAAAGTGCAAGAGAAATTTTCTAAAACAAATCAAAAACAATCTCTGATTGAAGCTATCCTGTCATCCGAACCTGAAAAAATAAAACAAGACCTTTCTCCTACAGACCTGTTCAGAGTTTTTGCTACAAGGCGTTCCACAAGGAAATTTGATAAAACCAAGGTTGAGGACTGGAAGGTTGACAAAATTCTTTCAGCAGCCGATGTTGCTCCGACAGCTGGTAACTTCCAAGGATTTCAAGTATTCTTGATTAAAAACAAAAATACCAAAGAAGCACTTGTCGAAGCTGCAAACAAGCAACCCTATGTCAATGCCCCTGTTGTTTTGGTATTTTGTACTGATCCATCCAGAGTCAAACTGAAATTCCCTCCCGAGATATTGGAGAAGTTCTCATTACAGGACGCCACTATTGCGGCAGCATTTTCATTATTGGCAGCCTCAGGAGTGGGGCTTAGCACAATTTGGATTGGAATGTTTGATGAGGAAAAGGTAAGGAAGATTTTGGGAACTGATTTGAGGCCGTCATCCATTCTTTGCATTGGTTATCCCGATAAGAAAAAGCCGCCAAAATCAAGAAGAAATCTCAAAGAGCTCATCAAAGTTATAGAATGA
- a CDS encoding helix-turn-helix transcriptional regulator, which translates to MPDLFDETANYALDLASPQRMQILFKLLEKNYTPTALAKEIDATKQEVHRNFVRLEESGLIEKETNGTYLLTTFGKIVCTQVPSLIFISQNRKYFEEHNFGEIPHKFQMRCGQLANGQYIKGISKVLEQWKSIYKNSNEYIYEILSEVPLDLIEPLVKQVKKGVRFNYIFSESASVPKGRKALLKKLGFDKLIEKGLIERKMEKNVQTVVILNEKEACIMFPTLDGESDLTEMFYSDDLMFHEWCLDYFRYCWYGSDVFRESKLKE; encoded by the coding sequence ATGCCTGATCTTTTCGATGAGACCGCAAACTATGCGCTTGATTTGGCCAGTCCTCAACGAATGCAAATTTTATTCAAATTGCTTGAAAAAAACTATACCCCTACTGCGCTTGCAAAAGAAATTGACGCTACAAAACAAGAGGTTCACAGAAATTTTGTAAGACTGGAGGAAAGTGGCCTTATTGAAAAGGAAACAAATGGCACCTATCTGTTAACGACGTTTGGAAAAATCGTGTGCACCCAAGTACCGTCACTCATTTTTATCTCACAAAACAGGAAATATTTTGAAGAGCATAATTTTGGTGAAATTCCACACAAGTTCCAAATGCGTTGCGGCCAGCTTGCAAATGGTCAGTACATCAAAGGAATCTCCAAAGTTCTGGAACAATGGAAAAGCATTTACAAAAACTCAAATGAATACATCTACGAAATATTGTCAGAAGTTCCGCTGGATTTGATAGAGCCGCTGGTGAAACAAGTCAAAAAAGGAGTCAGATTCAATTACATATTTTCAGAATCTGCATCAGTTCCTAAGGGCAGAAAAGCATTACTGAAGAAACTTGGCTTTGACAAATTAATTGAAAAAGGTCTAATTGAGAGAAAGATGGAAAAGAATGTCCAGACAGTTGTAATTCTAAATGAAAAAGAGGCATGCATAATGTTTCCAACTTTGGATGGCGAGTCTGATCTTACTGAAATGTTTTATTCAGATGACTTGATGTTTCATGAATGGTGTCTTGATTATTTTAGATACTGTTGGTATGGTTCTGATGTGTTCAGGGAAAGCAAACTAAAAGAATAA
- the speB gene encoding agmatinase: MEKICWANTDNFDESEFVVLGIPDESQSHALRKGTEEAPSKIRQISNLRDSYVRNGTVSLGRPFQGNEKKVHDIGNINRTDIEKIYDKISTSSKIPISIGGDHSITSQIINSMANTYGKISLVYFDAHPDFVSSAANYYGSVITDVLSRIEIESSIQIGIRTPEQEELDNIKKYNLQVITPFDIAEQGIAKVANTILDKLGDKVYVSFDMDCIDPAHAPGVSVPVPVGLNSNDAIYLLQKIAKRGIIGMDIMEVCPSFDIKDRTSHLASRIISEVLYSSGGT; the protein is encoded by the coding sequence ATGGAGAAAATTTGTTGGGCCAACACTGACAATTTTGATGAATCCGAATTTGTCGTATTGGGAATTCCGGACGAATCCCAATCACACGCTTTAAGGAAAGGAACTGAGGAAGCGCCATCTAAAATCCGACAGATCTCCAATCTGCGTGATTCCTATGTTCGGAATGGTACAGTCTCCCTTGGGCGGCCATTTCAAGGCAATGAAAAAAAAGTGCATGACATTGGGAACATCAATAGAACCGATATTGAAAAAATATATGATAAAATTTCCACCTCCTCAAAGATTCCTATCTCTATTGGAGGTGATCATTCCATTACGAGTCAAATAATTAATTCAATGGCAAATACCTATGGAAAAATCTCTCTGGTGTATTTTGATGCTCATCCTGACTTTGTAAGTTCCGCCGCCAACTACTATGGTTCAGTAATCACTGATGTCCTTTCTAGAATTGAAATTGAATCTAGTATTCAAATAGGAATTCGAACTCCTGAACAAGAGGAATTGGATAATATCAAAAAATACAATCTACAAGTAATTACCCCTTTTGACATTGCAGAGCAGGGAATAGCAAAAGTTGCAAACACGATATTGGACAAGTTGGGGGACAAAGTGTATGTCTCATTTGATATGGATTGTATTGATCCTGCACATGCCCCAGGCGTATCTGTTCCAGTTCCTGTAGGTCTTAACAGTAATGATGCCATCTATTTATTACAAAAAATTGCAAAAAGAGGAATAATTGGAATGGATATAATGGAAGTGTGTCCTAGTTTTGACATTAAAGACAGAACATCACATTTGGCATCTAGAATAATATCTGAAGTGCTTTATTCATCAGGTGGAACATAA
- a CDS encoding aldehyde dehydrogenase family protein translates to MSEFENEYTWGKAVANNSTEKFHESFDSAIDKVRKILGKKYPIIINGKEIYYDDCFSVRCPSDTEIVVGEFPKTSVDDTKNAISSAKNAFEKWSNTTFQKRVEIFRNCADVFSKEKFFLAALMTLENGKNRLESMGDVDEAIDFMRFYALQLENNLGFCKPTAHPNPHEKTQVVMKPYGVWGIIAPFNFPSAIAIGMTTAALITGNTAILKPASDAPLSSFQFAKIIYSVIPDGAINFVTGSGGIVGKTIIESKDVDGIAFTGSREVGMRGFQEFTKITAKPFISEMGGKNPAIVTKNADLDKAAEGVMAAAFGFGGQKCSACSRVYVQNDVADQFISKIVEKTKKLRIGMPWERDVFLGPVINKDAKTKFENAVSLAKQDGEVLTGGTILSSSGLEKGYFVEPTIVTKLPDDHKLVKEELFLPFLCIQKYDTFDDAIKLANQTEYGLTAGIFSNDDKQVEEFFSKIQAGVVYANRFASATTAALVSSQPFVGWKYSGSTGKGTGGENYLQQFMHSQTQTRCD, encoded by the coding sequence TTGTCTGAATTTGAAAACGAATACACATGGGGCAAGGCAGTAGCAAATAATTCCACTGAAAAGTTTCATGAATCTTTTGATAGTGCAATTGACAAAGTCAGAAAAATCCTTGGGAAAAAATATCCGATAATAATCAATGGCAAAGAGATCTATTACGATGATTGTTTTTCCGTCCGATGTCCTTCTGACACTGAAATCGTTGTTGGAGAATTTCCAAAAACATCCGTTGATGACACAAAAAATGCTATATCTAGTGCAAAAAATGCATTTGAAAAATGGAGCAATACCACATTTCAAAAAAGAGTTGAAATATTCAGAAATTGTGCGGATGTTTTCTCCAAAGAAAAATTCTTTTTAGCTGCTCTCATGACCCTTGAGAATGGAAAGAATCGCCTAGAATCCATGGGAGACGTTGATGAAGCTATAGACTTTATGAGATTTTATGCATTACAATTAGAAAATAACCTGGGATTCTGCAAGCCGACTGCCCATCCAAATCCTCATGAGAAAACACAGGTTGTAATGAAACCGTACGGTGTGTGGGGAATAATTGCACCATTTAACTTTCCATCTGCAATTGCAATAGGCATGACTACTGCCGCGTTAATCACAGGAAACACTGCAATTTTAAAGCCTGCAAGTGACGCACCGTTATCCTCCTTTCAGTTTGCAAAAATCATCTATTCTGTAATTCCAGACGGCGCAATTAATTTTGTAACAGGTTCCGGAGGAATAGTTGGAAAAACCATCATTGAGAGCAAAGACGTTGACGGCATTGCATTTACTGGATCCCGTGAGGTTGGCATGAGGGGATTCCAAGAGTTTACTAAAATCACGGCAAAACCTTTCATCTCTGAAATGGGAGGGAAAAATCCTGCCATTGTGACTAAAAATGCTGATTTGGACAAGGCAGCTGAAGGAGTCATGGCTGCTGCCTTTGGATTTGGAGGACAAAAATGCAGTGCGTGCTCTCGAGTTTATGTTCAAAATGACGTTGCTGATCAGTTCATTTCAAAGATTGTTGAGAAGACAAAGAAACTAAGAATAGGGATGCCTTGGGAAAGAGATGTGTTCCTGGGGCCTGTAATTAACAAGGATGCAAAAACAAAATTTGAAAATGCAGTAAGCCTGGCAAAACAAGATGGAGAGGTTCTTACCGGAGGGACAATACTGTCTTCGTCAGGTCTTGAGAAGGGTTATTTTGTGGAACCTACGATCGTCACAAAATTACCTGATGATCACAAACTTGTCAAAGAGGAATTGTTTTTACCATTTTTGTGCATTCAAAAATACGATACCTTTGATGATGCAATCAAACTTGCAAATCAAACAGAATATGGGTTAACTGCAGGTATTTTTAGCAATGATGACAAACAGGTAGAAGAATTCTTTTCAAAAATTCAAGCAGGTGTTGTGTATGCTAATCGTTTTGCAAGTGCAACTACTGCTGCATTAGTCTCTAGTCAGCCATTTGTTGGTTGGAAATATTCTGGATCTACGGGAAAAGGTACCGGTGGTGAAAACTATCTGCAACAATTCATGCATAGTCAGACTCAAACCCGTTGTGATTGA